Proteins encoded by one window of Ursus arctos isolate Adak ecotype North America unplaced genomic scaffold, UrsArc2.0 scaffold_22, whole genome shotgun sequence:
- the LOC113248220 gene encoding LOW QUALITY PROTEIN: olfactory receptor 51L1-like (The sequence of the model RefSeq protein was modified relative to this genomic sequence to represent the inferred CDS: substituted 1 base at 1 genomic stop codon) has product MRTPILPNANASFSTFLLTGFPGLEWAHCWISLPIFVGYLVAVVGNATILHLVRTDPSLQQPMYYFLDILAVTDLGLCMSTLPSVLSVLWFDARVVGLVPCVLQQHFLHSFSFVESAGLFAMALDRLVAIRFPLRXASVLTGPRVALAGAVLGMRSATITVASSLNLLKFDYCRPGELSHAYCLLQDMIRLACSDTRFNRLYGLCILMLAVGSDVLFCLLSNAVILCAVLAIASAGGRLKALNTCVSHILAVLCFCVPVLGLSIVHGFGHHSSPSVHILMGTVSVLFPPLMHPVIFSIKTRQIRRAILKVVSRGKIQ; this is encoded by the coding sequence ATGAGGACACCCATCCTACCAAATGCCAATGCGAGCTTCTCCACATTCCTCCTGACAGGCTTCCCAGGCCTGGAATGGGCTCACTGCTGGATCTCACTACCCATTTTTGTAGGATACCTGGTGGCTGTTGTAGGTAATGCTACCATCTTGCATCTGGTACGAACTGACCCCTCTCTCCAACAGCCCATGTACTACTTCCTGGACATCCTGGCTGTGACCGACTTGGGCCTGTGCATGTCCACGCTGCCCTCAGTGTTGAGCGTGCTGTGGTTTGATGCCCGGGTGGTGGGTCTGGTGCCCTGCGTTCTGCAACAGCACTTCCTTCACTCCTTCTCCTTCGTGGAGTCCGCTGGGCTGTTCGCTATGGCTCTGGACCGCCTGGTGGCCATCCGGTTCCCACTGCGCTAGGCATCTGTGCTCACGGGTCCTCGTGTGGCACTGGCTGGGGCTGTGCTGGGCATGCGCAGTGCCACCATCACTGTGGCATCCTCGCTGAACCTGCTTAAGTTCGACTACTGTCGCCCAGGGGAGCTGTCACATGCCTACTGCCTTCTCCAGGACATGATCCGCCTGGCCTGCTCCGACACACGCTTCAACAGACTCTATGGGCTGTGCATCCTCATGCTGGCCGTGGGCTCCGACGTCCTTTTCTGCCTGCTCTCCAATGCGGTCATCCTCTGCGCTGTGCTGGCCATCGCCTCTGCTGGAGGGAGGCTGAAGGCCCTCAACACCTGCGTCTCGCACATCCTGGCTGTGCTCTGCTTCTGTGTGCCCGTGCTAGGCCTGTCCATTGTGCACGGATTTGGGCACCACAGCTCACCCTCGGTGCACATCCTCATGGGCACTGTCTCTGTGCTCTTCCCACCCCTGATGCACCCTGTTATCTTCAGCATCAAGACCCGGCAGATCCGCAGGGCCATCCTCAAGGTGGTTTCCCGGGGGAAGATACAGTGA